In a single window of the Streptacidiphilus sp. P02-A3a genome:
- the pgsA gene encoding CDP-diacylglycerol--glycerol-3-phosphate 3-phosphatidyltransferase: protein MEVQETRVQTDRVLTIPNVLSMARLVGVPVFLWLVLWPVFHGPKNDGWAIVILMASGVSDYLDGKLARRWGQISRLGQLLDPLADRLFVLSTIVGLTWRGIMPWWLTAILLAREVFIAALLPILRSHGYGPPQVNFLGKAATFNLMYAFPLLLLTTAHGWLGTVAYIIGWAFVWWGTALYWWAGILYAVQTRQLVRAGAVAD from the coding sequence GTGGAGGTACAGGAGACACGCGTTCAGACCGACCGTGTCCTCACCATCCCCAACGTGCTGAGCATGGCACGCCTCGTCGGCGTGCCCGTGTTCCTCTGGCTGGTGTTGTGGCCGGTGTTCCACGGGCCCAAGAACGACGGGTGGGCCATCGTCATCCTGATGGCCAGCGGGGTCAGCGACTACCTCGACGGCAAGCTGGCCCGCCGCTGGGGGCAGATCAGCCGTTTGGGTCAATTGTTGGACCCGCTCGCGGACCGCCTGTTCGTGCTGTCCACCATCGTCGGGCTGACCTGGCGGGGCATCATGCCGTGGTGGCTGACGGCGATCCTGCTGGCCCGGGAGGTCTTCATCGCCGCGCTGCTGCCGATCCTGCGCAGCCACGGCTACGGACCGCCCCAAGTGAACTTCCTGGGCAAGGCGGCTACGTTCAATTTGATGTACGCCTTTCCGCTGCTGCTGCTCACAACCGCGCATGGATGGCTCGGGACTGTGGCATACATCATCGGATGGGCGTTCGTCTGGTGGGGTACGGCGCTCTACTGGTGGGCAGGGATCCTGTACGCGGTCCAGACCCGCCAGCTCGTACGAGCGGGGGCCGTGGCCGACTGA